The Sphingobium yanoikuyae genome contains a region encoding:
- a CDS encoding NYN domain-containing protein: protein MEPDTPLAATPSRRIALLIDADNVSHAKIGAILAELSKYGTANIRRAYGNWAATTLKGWTGKLHDFAIRPIQQFSYSTGKNATDIALVIDAMELLYTQDLDAFAIASSDADFTPLIMQLKANGHEVYGFGERKTPTPFVNACTTFLFLDGLEDSAPPAEAEVEAPAAAQPKGRGRRKAAPAAAPAAAAAPAAPPEAPTTPGAKSLAQDSKLITTLRGAVEAAARDDGWAHMAAAGSAVKRQAPIDPRNYGVKNFPRLFEATGLFVIMKGDNGQTYVADKRNTDRAAKPGG from the coding sequence TTGGAACCCGACACGCCCCTCGCCGCCACACCCAGCCGCCGCATCGCGCTGCTCATCGATGCCGACAATGTGAGCCATGCCAAGATTGGCGCCATCCTCGCCGAGCTCAGCAAATATGGCACTGCCAATATCCGCCGCGCCTATGGCAACTGGGCGGCGACGACGCTCAAGGGCTGGACCGGAAAGCTCCACGATTTCGCGATTCGGCCCATCCAGCAGTTCAGCTATTCCACCGGCAAGAACGCCACCGATATCGCGCTCGTCATCGATGCGATGGAACTGCTCTATACCCAGGACCTGGACGCCTTTGCGATCGCGTCGAGCGATGCCGACTTCACGCCGCTGATCATGCAGCTCAAGGCCAATGGCCATGAGGTCTACGGGTTCGGCGAGCGCAAGACGCCGACGCCTTTCGTCAACGCCTGCACCACTTTCCTCTTCCTTGACGGCCTCGAGGACAGCGCCCCGCCTGCCGAAGCGGAGGTCGAGGCTCCGGCTGCTGCGCAGCCGAAGGGGCGCGGTCGCCGCAAGGCGGCGCCTGCCGCTGCGCCCGCCGCTGCCGCCGCGCCTGCCGCTCCGCCAGAAGCGCCGACGACGCCCGGCGCCAAGTCGCTCGCGCAGGACAGCAAGCTCATCACCACCCTGCGCGGCGCGGTCGAGGCCGCCGCCCGCGACGATGGCTGGGCGCACATGGCGGCGGCCGGCAGCGCGGTAAAGCGCCAGGCACCAATCGATCCGCGCAACTATGGGGTCAAGAATTTCCCCCGGCTGTTCGAGGCGACCGGCCTGTTCGTCATCATGAAGGGCGACAACGGCCAGACCTATGTCGCGGACAAGCGCAACACCGACCGCGCCGCCAAGCCCGGCGGCTAG
- a CDS encoding single-stranded DNA-binding protein, producing MNEVNLTGRVAKDPQTPSGNGPVTLIVATDRVKLKDGKTYIDEATGYTAKTSEFHKVTCFNGQGKAAATRKKGDVVAISGYLHYSSWEDRDGNARYGAEVIADRLHFF from the coding sequence ATGAACGAAGTCAATCTCACCGGCCGCGTCGCCAAGGATCCGCAGACCCCCTCGGGCAATGGTCCCGTCACCCTCATCGTCGCGACCGACCGGGTCAAGCTCAAGGACGGCAAGACCTATATCGACGAGGCGACCGGCTACACGGCCAAGACCAGCGAGTTCCACAAGGTTACCTGCTTCAACGGCCAGGGCAAGGCGGCGGCCACGCGCAAGAAGGGCGACGTCGTCGCCATTTCGGGCTATCTGCACTATTCGAGCTGGGAAGATCGCGACGGCAACGCCCGCTACGGCGCCGAGGTCATCGCCGACCGGCTCCATTTCTTCTGA
- a CDS encoding DUF2493 domain-containing protein — translation MTNFTNFADLASFIAASRDNDDASRNYGAAFIEHSEMAKLSIVEAPEALDMPDPEQVRAAVDMMMQTMFDVLRDTRMEAYAADLAWGFANSFHVVAKRIEGREDDAAKALGELARHYDPSEIYATELEDTQLLCQTLQGCREAMECMRDHAAEVYRVETGKPFSPVKGSRASSALSASMIDARDYLAGRARTRREQFAPDGPVVIFSGGQVWEDHDLLYKGLDRIKTRIPEMILATTAQAKGCDAIAHAWAAARGVKVIQFRLDRSQGNRAAFVRNDRLVNLKPVEAVICEGSGIQMNLAQKLRQAGVPLHVVNLAHQRTAKRA, via the coding sequence ATGACCAACTTCACCAACTTCGCCGATCTCGCCAGCTTCATCGCCGCAAGCCGCGACAATGACGACGCCAGCCGCAATTATGGAGCCGCCTTCATCGAGCATAGCGAGATGGCCAAGCTCTCCATCGTCGAGGCGCCTGAAGCGCTCGACATGCCCGACCCGGAGCAGGTCCGCGCCGCGGTCGACATGATGATGCAGACGATGTTCGACGTCCTGCGCGACACCAGGATGGAGGCCTATGCCGCCGATCTCGCGTGGGGCTTTGCCAACAGCTTCCATGTCGTGGCCAAGCGCATCGAGGGCCGCGAGGATGACGCCGCCAAGGCGCTCGGGGAGCTCGCGCGCCACTACGACCCCTCGGAAATCTACGCGACGGAACTGGAGGACACGCAGCTGCTCTGCCAGACGCTGCAGGGATGCCGCGAAGCGATGGAATGCATGCGCGACCATGCCGCCGAAGTCTACCGGGTCGAGACCGGCAAGCCCTTCTCGCCTGTCAAGGGCAGCCGGGCATCCTCCGCGCTCAGCGCCTCGATGATCGACGCGCGCGATTATCTCGCAGGACGCGCCCGGACGCGCCGCGAACAGTTCGCGCCCGATGGTCCGGTGGTCATCTTCTCTGGCGGCCAGGTCTGGGAAGATCATGACCTGCTCTACAAGGGCCTCGACCGCATCAAGACGCGTATCCCCGAGATGATCCTCGCCACGACCGCGCAGGCCAAGGGCTGCGATGCCATTGCCCACGCCTGGGCCGCCGCTCGCGGCGTCAAGGTCATCCAGTTCCGCCTGGACCGCAGCCAAGGCAACCGCGCCGCCTTCGTCCGCAACGACCGGCTGGTGAACCTCAAGCCCGTCGAAGCGGTCATCTGCGAGGGCTCGGGCATCCAGATGAACCTCGCCCAGAAGCTGCGCCAGGCGGGGGTTCCGCTCCACGTCGTCAATCTCGCCCACCAGCGGACGGCCAAGCGGGCGTGA